One region of Hoeflea sp. 108 genomic DNA includes:
- a CDS encoding flagellar hook protein FlgE, whose product MSLYGMMRTGVSGMNSQANRLSTVADNIANSSTTGYKRASTEFSSLVLPSTAGSYNSGGVTTTVVNSISKQGALQYTTSVTDLAIDGDGFFVVEDPSGTSFLTRAGAFVPDKDGYLVNTAGYRLKGWDLSQGPRPAAPVDQNSLQPIQIDDTAISWTPSTTGKFAANFPSDAAIVPAANLPSTNAAGATYTNKSSLIAYDNLGGKVIIDVYVSKTATGQWEVAAYNQAQAAAGGGFPYSGPALATQTLNFNGSGQLTTTPANLTLTVPGGSALTIDMSGMTQGDSAYNVTKAQLDGSPPSKIESIDIDKDGTVYAQYADGSMKAIFSIPMANVPSADKLSVISGNVFAQSAESGGIMIGWPTEGKNGKIVSGAVENSNVDIATELTDMIESQRNYTANSKVFQTGADLMDILVNLKR is encoded by the coding sequence ATGAGCCTCTATGGAATGATGCGGACTGGCGTGTCGGGGATGAACTCCCAGGCAAACCGGCTCTCGACAGTCGCCGACAACATCGCGAATTCGAGCACGACCGGTTACAAGCGTGCTTCGACGGAATTTTCTTCGCTGGTCCTGCCCAGCACCGCCGGCAGCTATAACTCCGGCGGCGTTACCACCACGGTGGTCAACTCCATCAGCAAGCAGGGTGCGCTCCAGTACACAACCTCGGTGACCGACCTTGCCATCGATGGCGACGGCTTCTTCGTGGTCGAAGACCCGAGCGGCACCTCGTTCCTGACGCGCGCCGGCGCCTTCGTGCCGGACAAGGACGGCTACCTCGTCAACACCGCCGGTTACCGCCTCAAGGGCTGGGACCTGAGCCAGGGTCCGCGTCCTGCGGCGCCGGTCGACCAGAACAGCCTCCAGCCGATCCAGATCGACGACACCGCCATCAGCTGGACGCCGAGCACGACCGGCAAGTTCGCCGCGAACTTCCCGAGCGATGCCGCGATCGTGCCGGCCGCCAACCTGCCTTCGACCAATGCCGCCGGCGCCACTTACACGAACAAGTCGTCGCTGATCGCCTATGACAATCTCGGCGGCAAGGTCATCATCGATGTCTACGTCTCCAAGACGGCGACAGGACAGTGGGAAGTGGCGGCCTACAACCAGGCGCAGGCTGCCGCTGGCGGCGGGTTCCCCTACAGTGGCCCCGCACTGGCAACCCAGACCCTCAATTTCAATGGCTCCGGCCAATTGACCACCACTCCGGCCAACCTGACGCTGACCGTTCCGGGTGGCTCAGCGCTGACCATCGACATGTCGGGCATGACCCAGGGCGACTCCGCCTACAACGTCACCAAGGCCCAGCTCGACGGCAGCCCGCCCAGCAAGATCGAAAGCATCGACATCGACAAGGACGGCACCGTCTACGCGCAATATGCCGACGGCTCGATGAAGGCGATCTTCTCGATCCCGATGGCCAACGTACCGAGCGCCGACAAGCTGTCCGTCATCTCGGGCAACGTCTTCGCACAAAGCGCGGAGTCAGGCGGCATCATGATCGGCTGGCCGACCGAGGGCAAGAACGGCAAGATCGTCTCCGGCGCCGTCGAGAACTCGAACGTCGATATCGCGACCGAGCTCACCGACATGATCGAGTCGCAGCGCAACTACACCGCCAATTCCAAGGTCTTCCAAACCGGAGCGGACCTCATGGATATCCTCGTCAACCTGAAGAGATAG